A DNA window from Ranitomeya imitator isolate aRanImi1 chromosome 2, aRanImi1.pri, whole genome shotgun sequence contains the following coding sequences:
- the LOC138664666 gene encoding keratin, type I cytoskeletal 19-like, translated as MSVMQSHRSSSSGSMRGLGGGSCGVTRISTVRSSGSYRSPSMHGGLGGRGLGSSHGIGGSSAGSVSLGYGCSSAVGFGSGFGFGGGSAGVYGSGFGIGGGQAGGYSTGGEKIIKINEKETMQILNDRLASYLDKVRSLEQENAQLERKIRDLHDKQVPYTSPDFLPYFKNIEELQGKILQASTNNANILLQIDNARLAADDFRTKYENETALRNSVEADINGLRRVLDDLQLAKKDLDMQLQSLNEELTYLKKNHDEEVSTLRTQLGARVNVEVDAAPAVDLNKVLSEIRDQYETIMANNVKDAEKWFLDKSDELNQQMTSSAQQLQTQNTEIIDLRHTTQTLEIDLQTQNNLREALENTLAETEARYGCQLAQIQDLISNVEIQLAELRCDLERQNFEYRTLMDVKTHLEREIATYRQLLDGEDTNKNTWNRNTRDGMSSGSGGSSHMGGMGGIGGMGGSGGSGGMGGSGKPRTIVEDMKENYSQSKN; from the exons ATGAGTGTCATGCAAAGTCACAGGAGTTCTTCATCTGGATCAATGAGGGGATTAGGAGGTGGAAGTTGTGGTGTTACCCGTATTTCAACTGTACGCTCAAGTGGATCTTACCGATCACCTAGCATGCATGGTGGTCTAGGAGGGAGAGGCCTAGGCAGTTCCCATGGAATTGGCGGGAGCTCAGCTGGAAGTGTTAGCTTAGGTTATGGTTGTAGCAGTGCTGTAGGCTTTGGCTCTGGTTTTGGATTTGGAGGAGGTAGTGCTGGAGTTTATGGATCGGGATTTGGCATTGGTGGTGGCCAAGCTGGTGGCTACAGTACCGGAGGGGAAAAAATTATCAAAATCAATGAGAAGGAAACCATGCAGATACTGAATGATCGGTTGGCATCCTACCTAGACAAAGTGCGTTCCTTGGAGCAAGAAAATGCCCAACTTGAGAGAAAAATTCGAGACTTGCATGACAAACAGGTCCCATACACATCCCCTGATTTCCTTCCCTACTTCAAAAATATTGAGGAACTTCAAGGCAAG ATCCTTCAAGCAAGCACCAACAATGCTAACATTCTGCTTCAGATTGATAATGCCCGGCTGGCTGCAGATGATTTCAGGACCAA GTATGAAAATGAAACAGCTCTCCGCAATAGTGTGGAGGCTGATATTAATGGACTACGTCGTGTCCTTGATGATCTGCAGCTTGCTAAAAAAGATTTAGATATGCAACTCCAAAGTCTGAATGAAGAGTTGACCTACTTAAAGAAAAACCATGATGAG GAGGTAAGCACCCTGCGTACTCAGTTGGGTGCAAGAGTCAATGTAGAAGTAGATGCTGCTCCTGCTGTGGACTTGAACAAAGTCTTATCAGAAATAAGGGATCAGTATGAGACCATAATGGCCAACAACGTAAAAGATGCTGAGAAGTGGTTCCTAGATAAG AGTGATGAGTTGAACCAACAAATGACAAGCAGCGCCCAACAACTGCAGACACAGAACACAGAAATTATTGATCTCAGGCACACCACTCAAACATTGGAAATAGATCTTCAAACGCAGAACAACTTG AGAGAAGCCTTGGAGAATACATTGGCTGAGACGGAAGCTCGTTATGGTTGCCAGCTTGCACAGATTCAGGATTTGATATCCAATGTTGAAATACAACTGGCAGAGCTGAGATGTGATCTGGAAAGACAAAACTTTGAATACAGAACTCTCATGGATGTAAAGACACACCTGGAGAGGGAAATAGCAACATACAGACAACTGCTCGATGGAGAAGATACTAA cAAAAACACATGGAACAGAAATACCAGAGATGGAATGTCCAGTGGTTCAGGTGGCTCAAGCCACATGGGTGGCATGGGTGGCATTGGTGGCATGGGCGGCTCCGGAGGCTCTGGCGGAATGGGCGGAAGCGGAAAACCAAGAACTATAGTGG